agcagtgatgtcccatttctccttccttcctctgaggcCGTCCATGGCAGGAGGGGAGGCTGAGTGGCTGTCATGCCACCCCTCCAAATCTGCCACCCAAAGAGGCCTGATTCCACATGCCTCATAGGAGGGCCCGCTCTTTGACAGGTCTGTTCAAAGTGCCTCTTGACTTACCTACAGGAGTAGAGAACAAGAGAAGGAGAGCAGATCGAGTGAAGCTGATGGAAGATCTCAGGATGGGGAGGCCTTTTATACCATTTTCTCGGTGTCCCATGCTGGCCCCGTCAGCTTGGAGACACCACTTTGTGCCTGTGGTTTTAATTAGCAAgcagcccagagccatttgggaACTGCATCATGCCCCCAAATTACTTTAATGAGTCTCAAAGGAGAGGTAAAGTGTTAGCATTTTGACACACCTGCACATTGTGGCTGGCACATTTCTGACACTTTGATCTTCTCCTTTGCATTCCTcagcaaaaatgcatttccttgTTTCCTTCTTCTGTGGCACTGACATCCAAAGGAGTTGGGGCCCTCTTCATTCTTCTTAAAAATGGCTGATCACAGGGGTTTGCATCCAGACTATGTAACTCAATGgtactattcaggagttactcaAAAGGACACCTTAATTTCCTTGGGATGTACGTTCACAAATTTAGTCAGTTTCAGTGAGTTCCAGTGAAATACCTGCCCTGTTTCATGCCCCAGATTCCATTTaggatcataagaacatacaaagatCTGACCTAAGGCCCATCtcccagtttcacacagtggcccaccagataccttgacaagccacacaaccaggagatgaaggccttCAATAAGCTTGTCCCCCGTGAATTTGTCAAATCCTGccttaaagccatcaaagctggcAACTATctctacatcccatggcagagagttccacagatttcaGTTTATATTTGTGCATTATCTGGAATATTCACAGGCCACTTTCAACCAACCAAAGTTCTTGAAGTGGTTTCCAtagggagaagagggagaagatggatccctctcccaaagggctctcaaccAAGGCAGCGTTGGATGTTGTAAAAATCCCCGTTGTacagtgaggagggaggagggaggaagtcccgccctgccATATTACTCACCTGCATGCCTTCCTGCTCACgcttacagtggggcttgtctgaagagcgCAGAGCCCTACCCGTGATGGTGGGCACATCCATGAATGTGAGGGTGGATCGATCCAACCTCACCATCACAGCAGTGCCTATAATCACATAATCGCTTCCCTTTTCTGGCAAGCCCTTTTATAACCATGAGTGGCGTGGCGTGTGGATGATCGATGTAGCAGGGGTGGGACCCCCTCCCCCTTCATTCTGCTGTGGGGCTTTTGGCTCCAGTGGGGCTTTTGGATAACATCTGAAAGAAGTTTAAGTAACTCTCCAAACGACGTGCCGCAAGAGGACCTGAAGAAGGTTTCCTATCCGCAAGGGGATGACAAtcttaaaaagagacacaagggaaatagcagcgacagccactggtgggatgatGTCCAGGGCTGGGTAAGgactcttgctctccccctgtgcagtacaagagagctgccattttgaaaaggcacccCTTAACCGAGCTAGCAGGAATCCctgacctttgcctgaggggtaAAGGTCATATATCATTGATGTCCCATCTCCTCACTCTGCTTTGGAACCCAAAGAGTTCCCAATGTGGTTCCCAGAGCAAAAGCAGAGCCCCCAGGGCATGGGGCACACAGTCTAGAAAGTAACCCCAGGGAtacaaccagcaacagccagtgggaaGGAGGCTTTATTTGACTGaagggggacagttgctctccctctgctcagtacaagagagccgccattttgaaaaggaatATCAtggtgggctgaagagggacagttgctctccccctgctcagaacaagagagctgccattttgaaaagggataTCATGCTAGGctgaaaagggacagttgctctccccctgctcagtacaagagaattgccattttgaaaaggggatATTACTGCTATGCTGAAGAGGGACAGCTCCTCTGCTCCTTTAACAGGTGTCTTTTTGGCCCTGTTGGTGAAGGGGAGTCCCAAGATGCCCGgatgatggtttcctgtcccaaacaggcttacaatccaaaaaagaatgcAAAAGAAACTGAAGAAAACCATGAGCAACAACCACTTGGAGGGACCCTCTGATGGGCTGTAGACGGCCTCAACCCACACATTTATCTCAACATTTCCACCAAACCCTTTGAGGTTTTgctcaaagaactcaaaatggTTTTGAAGGGACCAAAATGAATGTGTGTGGCGTAACTTCTCTTGAAAGAAGTAGAGGTGTTTTGCCTAAAACAAACCCTCTAAATTCAGCTCATCTTTTCCCAGCCTGTAGGCAGCGAAAATTTGGAGGAAATGTGTGAGATAATTCTCCAAGAGTTATCCTCAGTAAGGACCCTGAAATCTTCCCTTTTGAAAATTCAGCTTCTCTTTGCATGAAATTCAGCTTCTTCTTGCCTGAAATTCTCTTCTGAATTTTACctcagaaccagttcagttccaACCTCAGCATTATCTCTGACCTGTCCAGTCCCAGCAAGAAGACAAAAGATAtcctaaactgccctgagctgctGATGCAAGAACATCAAAGATTTTCATTCCCGCCCTCTGGGGATTCCCAATCCCTATTTCTCAACATCAAATAAACTGAAGTGAGTTCAAGTCAGCAGATTTAAAAAGAAGCGAGAGATAgaaaaaataaatgtgtggagaGGTGCTGGATGATTAGCATTGCATTTAGACAACAACTTAGTTCATCACCACAGCTATGCAGATGCACAGTAATTTTGGGACATGAAAGGAAACTTGTCAACAGCCTAAGGTTAGCTAGAATGATGGAGCATCCGAACCACAAGAGAGGCTGGGGAAACTGTATAAAAGCTccacattccctctgtccttaCATCAGCTTCATTCtactctcctgtcttcactgcatcttctcagagaagccggtaagtccattttcttggttgtgttttgatagagtctcgttgacacagagcttggtggatcttccaccttgagtcttctgttcttcagaatatggagcggttgacagctagtctaggattagtgtgccacttaatgccaggcaatggggagcaaaagtgggaaggggctattttctTTGTGCCAGGCTTTGTGGACCTCCCAATGGTATCTTGTtgtctgctgttggaaacaggaggctgaactggaaggattttagtctgatccagcagttctcttgtgtttcttctcaGAGGAACAATGGATGCTGCCCtatattgagccagaccattggtccttcctgCTCAGGACTGCccaaactgactggcagcagctctccaagttttctggcatgggtctttcccagacccaGCTGCAGGTGCCGCcagagaaccttctgcatgcaaagcagatgctctgccatgaagTCTACACTGGATGACaccggttctccaaggtttcaggcggggaTTTTCTCAGCCTCACCCggtggtgctgccagggatggaagcgttctgcatgcaatgcagctGTTACACCACTGATCTGCAGCCCCATCCTCttgctcagggctgctcaacttgggtcctcctgcagatgttggcctacaactcccataattcctggctgtagaccactgtggttggggattctgggagctatagtccaaaaacagtgggaggGCGAAAGTTGAGCAGCCGTGCCCAAGCTCTTCACTTGGTGGCTATATATGAGAGGAGTGTATAGTGGTCAGAGGCCTAAATATGAGCAAGGGTGGAATCCTTGCTTGTGAAGACAATGCCACCAGAATTTGGCCAATCTAGCTTTGAAATTTCACAGGCTTTGGAGGTGGGAATACCTTCTTAATGCATGCAAGCCAGAGGAAATGAAGTGAAATGAAATTCTGAAAACCTCACCAGGTTTCACTGGTGGCATCTTGGCTCCTGTGATGGTCCGAGCAAAGTAACAAGATCCACGACTGAGTCAGGGAGTAGGAGttcatttctgatgccttctgttCTGCCAATCTTACAGACTCACCTCCAGATTTCCAGCCATGGTTTTTAACTGCGGAGCAGCCTGCACCGTCCCATCCTGTGCTTCTACCCCAGTGGCAGGTTTCGGCTCTGCATTGAATGGCTTAGGCTATGGCCTTGGTGGTATTGGCTATGGATATGGCCTTGGTGGTCTTGGCTCTGGCTCTGGCCTTGGTGGCCTTGGCTACGGAGGTCTGGGCTCTGGCTATGGAGCCGTCCAAACTTCTGGCAACCTGGGAACCATGGCCGGAGTCATCCCTTCCCCCTTCATCCAGCTCAACCCAGCAGAGGTCGTGTTCCAGCAACCCCCCTTCTTGGTGACCAACCCAGGACCCATCCTGTCCGCTAGCTGCGAACCCgtctccgtgggaggcatcactccctgcGCCATTGGTggttccgggattgtaggatcTGGTCTCTATGGGGGTCTGGGTTATGGTTATGGAGCCCTTGGAAGGAGGAGTGGATATTTTGGAAAGAGGTCTCTCCTGGGGCGCCGTGGAAGCGTCTGTGGGAATGTGTGCAAATAAACCTATTAAAGCCAATAGGAATTTCCACATGACCATAGAAACGACCAGGAATGGGCAGCCATGACCTAGAACTGTAACTGACGTCACCCACCTAGATTCAGCCATGATAAGAGTCTGCTCTCCCATCCAGCGTCAACAGTAGTTTCCCATTCTCAGCATGTCTGAAACTCAGGACCCAAGTTTTCTTGACTCTATTTTCCTGTCGCCCTCCGAGTCCCTCCAACATTTTCATCTCTCTGTGCTAATTTCGCTCTCTCATCTCCACTAAGATGTAGGCTTCTCTCTCGGGGAAAGAGCCTCTGCGTTTGATGTCTGTACATGAATCTGGAAAGATTTGCCAGCCTCGGACTTGAAGGAGAGCCCTTGGTTTCTTTCCTCTTTGCTTGTTCTAGAAGATTCTAAGTGAGGAAGCTGTTCAATTTCTGCACGACTCCTGCTCTTTTTTGCTATTACTGTCAAGTGTACTGCTGTTTCTCTTGCCTATTAAAGCATTTTCTGCATCTCAACTCCAGTGTCTATGAATTTGGTTTCTTCACGTTCCTGTATGTTGTACACCAGTAAAATGGTTAGGGCCAAGTCCAGAGGCCAGGTCCAGAGGCCTGGTGGGGTGGAAGATCCTAGGAACACAGAAAGTTGCTTGATGCTGAGTCAGGACcctggtccacctcgctcagtattatctgctctgactggcagcagcttgtcaaggtttcaggcaggagtctttcctggccctacctggagatgcctcctGGGACTGAGCCTGAActcctgaatgcaaagcagatgctccaaccctgagctacagccccatcctctaagcaTCAGGAATGAGTGATTGCTGTTGATGTATCTCCCATAGCTAAACAACACAGGAGTCCTCACCACTTCTTGGCATTTTGGCTAAGATCACATGTGAACTGAGGGATGTGGCTTagcttattaggaacataggaagctgccatatactgagtcggactattggtcaatctagctctgtatttactccacagactggcagcggcctctccaaggttgcgggcaggaatctctctcagccctatcttggagatgctgccagggagggaacttggaacctagatactcttcccagagcgactccatcccctaaggggggaatctcttacagtgctcacacttctagtctccctttcatatgcaaccagggtggaccctactgaGCTAAGGGgcccagtcatgcttgctaccaccggaccagctctccgctcctccCAGCTTGGGTGCCAGCTCCTTTTCGGCTACAACATCAATCATCCcctttgtgactgaggatgatgagatttgtagtccagaaacattgGGGAGCCCCAATTTGAGAACCTTTGGCATAGAGAAAGACTCAAGGGGTTACCATCTCAGTATCActatcagtttttattacagccattggccaaccaagagataaaaatcagaataacaaatataactgaTATGCACAAATAGTGACAAATAATTACACACAATACAACAGTATAGAAGCAGGGTTACtatctccccatctcttgcataCAGAGCTTTAGACTATGGCCTTCCTCCCTCAAACCCCCGagctttcctccctgctctaCTTAAGCAAGCAGTTCATTACAATCAGATAGATTAGCTACAGAACAATCTTACAATATCCTAGAAAACACAACTTCCCGCACCATAAGGTttcttggatggatggatggatggatggatggatggatggatggatggattgctgtcaagttggtgtcgacacttagcgaccacatcgagagattctctctaggataatctgtcttccacttggccttgaaggtctctcagtggttcattcactGTCGTCCTCATTgacgagtccatccaccttgctgctggtcgtcctcttcttctctttcctccaacgtTCCCCATCATGAGGGACTTCTCGATGgggctgggtctttgcataatgtgacccaagtatgatcgtttgagcctggtcatttgtgcctcgagtgaaaattctggatggatttgttctctgatccatttgtttcctttcctggctgcccatggtttCC
The Hemicordylus capensis ecotype Gifberg chromosome 14, rHemCap1.1.pri, whole genome shotgun sequence genome window above contains:
- the LOC128337293 gene encoding shematrin-like protein 2, encoding MTNCGPACTVRSCASSPVVGFGSAGSYSLGNGGLGYGYGGLGYRGLGYGYGAGDLAETSGTLGTLGRVFPSCSNQIPPAELVFKPAPIVVTIPGPILSPSCEPVTVGGNTPCTINGSGIVASRVAGFGSALNGLGYGLGGIGYGYGLGGLGSGSGLGGLGYGGLGSGYGAVQTSGNLGTMAGVIPSPFIQLNPAEVVFQQPPFLVTNPGPILSASCEPVSVGGITPCAIGGSGIVGSGLYGGLGYGYGALGRRSGYFGKRSLLGRRGSVCGNVCK